In Lodderomyces elongisporus chromosome 2, complete sequence, the following proteins share a genomic window:
- the TUS1 gene encoding Rho guanine nucleotide exchange factor, whose product MLRRKPPPSDIDLNLNVNSTITSSAIVSPHSPSRLSSPSPSPQQQQQQQQQPPPPPPLPESSPPKPTKPLPPPSSSPPPPPTATATAATTTTTKTKTATDMGCLDSSYNISNDFIASANTKIPARPKSQMIHMTRASYSEQPVQTLQQQQQQQQQQPQMDYMGSIALESNYINSSFDESFSLADSPKPRGPRDISDYENNIYIDDDNEDDNNHNKNSTFLEASPSMNSMQTPSTSILPRSRYQSRRSFQQISRPGAVSSPSQSGLSNVDTTSYSTQRQQRQQRQQQQQQPQQQKLPHEIHTPERNLPYPTKPIEDLLAEDIEQGYSFYVDSPSQQRTRVIIDHSVKNISPQLTDVPNLSNRSSQSTIHVQNRRPSSQYDPESPMSSSPLSNYTPRHKHSTYSFSNEPDIAILPNGQSRSPSPDKLFQSKHNSIISNYQQAEGYFDGHYERNDYNYYSDYNEYTNNDDSGMTNEYTAAPSPNLPRSPQSQYRVVSDNPFYIDENDGNNNMDNYTNADYESPVTDYFDYSILPELPSKVPTSVERKDFPLPSLPDKPLSTVPRTKEKQELPPLPLDLPQLPFNSASLQEAHFASCPQVWSLSQIFKWCCKLQIWLAESTISRSDLTKAIVRLLAFHRSDVPLNIITRSSQTAFNAFLQAKAIEVMELHTATDKGDRSIVAFNEHIYVNGVFPELTGCYSPTPHSKDEESLCYASYCNFSKMKNLERKMRNMNIKDIVLANDWASHWRLTIDDLKGIDPTLIKRQSLIFDLLRYEQTFIQRAQCFVEVVCPAFIKTAQTYTSNSKVKKFQSEVLPAARNILEIHQRKLFEPLLKILIAEGKFIMSIIEIVNIYIDWAKEVRSHLMTYTNNMPMIEDLLSIAELKAFVDTKIGVLPRVRELKVNIAILFISTFNSRYQQIPLQLLDIRNKYQENEPEHFLLKQASDEIKGLGSKINDSKRTADNVHAMEQIKAQLSWKSSVKQINLNLNSSNRKFICRGDLTRKSDLKLTTQINHLVILDNYLLITERVKNPKISGILYKICEDPIPIDFLMFSQKVAGSTVYPIKLASTSSFRTPIQQQLQQQQQQQQQQPQSYQSHQSHQSQQQQQQQQSSQSQTNAQLDEDDSIQYAVRLQYAGKPKHSFTFSCKTEREKDDWISYLTMAKTNMCKRLFNSAAYIPHPLSTTCFAYEFHHKTPKLPISVPFDQVYDMCQDSRSKLMQLGIGDDVMNGNLPRSRLVHSSIRASFSFIYKDLRFTLVGLSSGLYCCESKSRWKRIAHCADITKIHVDTNTGIVVVLTDKQLRYYLIHQILNVYSEISTELSAVALSNSSVSFFSMAVHKNITMLFLAKRKGSSTSFKVLIPETDNNGVFSRFKNDRKFFIEAECYGISIFNSSFAVHTDKGFEILDLDKMVPRSVPDLPSLELENGGNYTTNNSNNNNNNNGSKRSQFTRNSSTKSASSLTPSTPSAVVDNIKKLILSSRVMPLGMFKLNNNSEFLLVYDDFAIFINKYGKLSRYVILIFDFKAKSAYFRNNDLFLIKDDVLEVLSISDFPKGTNKFVQVITGRDIRLVSSAESENITIAMANPLVPGMQLFFNMVPKPDRTIR is encoded by the coding sequence ATGCTTAGAAGAAAGCCACCACCACTGGATATCGACTTAAACCTCAATGTAAATTCAACCATAACATCAAGCGCAATTGTACTGCCGCATTCGCCTTCACGTTTATCATCACCTTCACCACTGccgcagcagcagcaacaacaacaacaacagccgccaccaccaccaccactaccggAGCTGCTGCCACCAAAGCCGACAAAGCCActtccaccaccatcatcatctccacctccaccaccaacagcaacagcaacagcagcaacaacaacaacaacaaaaacaaaaacagcaACGGATATGGGTTGTCTTGATAGTAGCTATAACATTAGTAATGATTTTATTGCTTCGGCAAATACCAAAATACCAGCTAGACCCAAACTGCAAATGATTCATATGACACGAGCATCGTATTCCGAACAACCTGTACAAActttacaacaacaacaacagcagcaacagcagcagccgCAAATGGATTACATGGGTCTGATTGCTCTAGAATCAAACTATATTAATTCTTCGTTTGATGAATCATTCAGCTTGGCGGACTCACCCAAACCGAGGGGCCCACGAGACATATCAGATTACGAGAACAACATTTACATCGATGACGACAACGAAGAcgacaacaaccacaacaaaaacagtaCTTTTCTTGAAGCTTCTCCCAGTATGAACTCTATGCAAACCCCAAGTACTAGTATTTTGCCAAGGAGTCGATATCAACTGCGACGAAGCTTTCAGCAAATCTCACGCCCCGGAGCAGTATCATCTCCTAGTCAGTCGGGATTGTCTAACGTTGATACAACTTCATATTCAACGCAACGGCAGCAACGGCAGCAAcggcagcaacaacaacaacagccacaacagcaaaaacTACCACACGAAATCCACACACCAGAGCGAAATCTACCTTATCCGACAAAGCCAATTGAAGATCTCTTAGCAGAAGATATTGAACAAGGTTATTCGTTCTACGTCGATTCTCCTTCACAACAACGAACACGAGTTATAATTGATCACTCGGTTAAGAACATTTCACCTCAGTTAACCGATGTTCCAAATTTAAGTAACCGAAGCTCTCAATCTACAATTCATGTTCAAAATCGGCGTCCATCACTGCAGTACGACCCCGAATCACCAATGAGCTCGTCACCATTGTCGAACTATACTCCGAGACACAAGCATTCGACCTATTCCTTTTCGAACGAACCCGATATTGCTATTTTACCCAACGGTCAGAGCCGATCTCCATCGCCAGATAAATTGTTTCAAAGTAAACACAATTCAATAATAAGCAACTACCAGCAAGCAGAAGGGTACTTTGATGGCCATTATGAACGCAATGACTACAACTATTACAGCGACTATAATGAGTACACTAACAACGATGACAGCGGCATGACAAATGAATATACAGCCGCACCGTCACCAAACCTTCCCAGATCACCACAGCTGCAATATAGAGTTGTCTCGGACAATCCATTTTACATCGATGAGAATGAtggaaataataatatgGACAATTACACAAATGCAGATTATGAATCCCCAGTGACCGACTACTTTGACTACTCAATACTACCTGAATTACCTAGTAAGGTACCTACGTCGGTTGAACGAAAGGATTTTCCTCTCCCATCGTTACCTGACAAACCTTTACTGACTGTCCCAAGgacaaaggaaaaacaagagcttccaccactaccacttgATCTTCCACAATTGCCATTTAACTCAGCATCTTTGCAAGAAGCACATTTTGCATCATGTCCACAGGTATGGTCACTTTCGCAAATCTTCAAATGGTGCTGCAAATTACAAATATGGCTTGCAGAGCTGACGATATCAAGGTCAGATTTGACAAAGGCAATTGTTCGACTTTTGGCGTTCCACCGTAGTGATGTACCACTAAACATAATCACACGAAGCTCTCAGACCGCGTTCAATGCATTTTTGCAGGCAAAAGCCATTGAGGTGATGGAGCTTCACACAGCAACAGATAAGGGTGATCGAAGTATTGTTGCTTTTAATGAACATATATATGTCAACGGTGTTTTCCCAGAACTTACTGGATGTTATTCACCCACCCCACATTCCAAAGATGAAGAGAGCCTATGCTATGCGAGCTATTGCAATTTCAGTaagatgaaaaatttggaaagaaagatgcGCAATATGAATATCAAAGATATAGTTTTAGCAAATGATTGGGCTTCGCATTGGCGGTTAACTATTGATGATCTAAAAGGAATTGATCCAACACTTATTAAGAGACAATCACTTATATTTGACTTATTAAGGTACGAACAAACATTCATTCAAAGAGCTCAATGttttgttgaagttgtGTGTCCCGCATTTATCAAAACTGCGCAAACGTATACCAGCAACTCCAAGGTTAAAAAGTTTCAAAGCGAAGTCTTACCAGCAGCACGGAATATTTTGGAAATTCATCAGCGAAAGCTTTTTGAGCctcttttgaaaattctTATTGCTGAAGGCAAATTCATCATGAGCATCATTGAAATTGTCAACATTTATATTGATTGGGCTAAAGAAGTGAGGTCACATTTAATGACGTATACGAACAATATGCCTATGATTGAAGATTTGTTAAGCATTGCAGAGCTAAAAGCATTTGTTGATACTAAAATTGGTGTTTTACCAAGGGTTCGAGAACTTAAAGTTAATATTGCTATACTATTTATTAGCACTTTCAACTCAAGGTACCAACAAATACCGTTGCAGTTACTCGATATTAGAAATAAATACCAAGAAAATGAGCCCGAGCATTTCTTGTTGAAACAAGCTAGTGATGAGATAAAGGGCCTTGGATCTAAGATAAACGACTCTAAGAGAACCGCTGATAATGTCCACGCAATGGAACAAATTAAAGCACAGTTACTGTGGAAATCTAGCGTTAAGCAAATAAACCTCAATTTGAATTCGTCAAATAGGAAGTTCATATGTCGTGGCGACCTTACGCGTAAAAGTGATCTTAAACTAACTACGCAGATAAACCACCTAGTCATTTTAGATAACTATTTATTGATTACCGAACGTGTCAAGAACCCGAAAATATCAGGGATCTTGTACAAAATATGCGAAGACCCTATTCCAATTGACTTTTTGATGTTTTCTCAAAAAGTTGCAGGTTCCACAGTGTACCCAATCAAGCTTGCTTCTACATCAAGCTTTAGAACTCCAATCcagcaacaactacaacaacaacaacaacaacaacaacaacaaccacagcTGTATCAACTGCATCAACTGCATCAAtcgcaacaacaacaacaacaacaacaactgctgcaATCGCAAACTAATGCTCAACTTGATGAAGACGATTCAATTCAGTATGCAGTTCGTTTGCAATATGCTGGGAAGCCCAAACATTCATTTACATTTTCATGTAAAACCGAACGTGAAAAGGATGACTGGATAAGCTATTTGACCATGGCAAAGACCAATATGTGTAAGCGGTTGTTCAATTCTGCTGCATACATTCCACATCCATTATCAACCACATGTTTTGCATACGAGTTTCATCACAAGACTCCAAAACTTCCGATTTCCGTTCCATTTGATCAAGTGTATGATATGTGTCAGGACTCGCGTTCGAAACTCATGCAACTCGGAATAGGTGACGATGTGATGAATGGAAATCTTCCTAGAAGCAGGCTAGTGCACAGCTCTATTCGAGCCAGTTTTTCGTTCATTTACAAAGACTTGAGATTTACCCTCGTTGGCTTGTCAAGTGGACTTTATTGTTGCGAATCCAAATCGAGATGGAAGAGAATAGCTCATTGTGCAGACATTACCAAGATCCATGTCGATACCAACACCGGTATTGTGGTTGTGCTCACAGACAAACAGTTGAGGTACTACTTGATCCACCAGATTTTGAATGTTTATAGTGAAATCTCCACCGAACTAAGCGCAGTTGCCTTGTCCAACAGTTCCGTATCATTTTTTAGTATGGCGGTGCATAAGAACATAACAATGTTATTTTTGGCAAAGCGGAAAGGAAGTCTGACCAGCTTCAAAGTATTAATACCAGAAACCGATAACAATGGTGTATTCAGTCGCTTTAAGAATGACCGTAAATTCTTTATCGAGGCAGAATGCTATGGTATTTCAATATTTAATTCCTCTTTTGCTGTGCATACTGACAAAGGTTTCGAGATTTTAGATTTAGACAAAATGGTACCTCGTTCGGTACCTGATTTACCCCTGTTGGAGTTGGAAAATGGAGGTAActacaccaccaacaacagcaacaacaacaacaacaacaatggcaGCAAGAGGAGCCAATTTACGAGAAACtcttcaacaaaatcaGCGCTGTCATTAACTCCATCTACGCCCAGCGCAGTAGTGGATAATATAAAGAAACTAATACTTTCTTCGCGTGTGATGCCGTTGGGAATGTTCAAGCTAAACAACAATCTGGAGTTTCTTTTAGTTTATGatgattttgcaatttttattAACAAATATGGGAAATTGTCCCGGTATGTAATTCTTATCTTTGACTTTAAAGCAAAATCAGCATATTTCAGGAACAATGACTTGTTCTTGATCAAAGATGACGTTTTAGAAGTACTTTCTATCAGCGATTTTCCCAAAGGCACAAACAAGTTCGTTCAAGTGATTACTGGAAGAGACATTAGATTGGTTTCAAGTGCCGAAAGCGAGAATATCACAATTGCCATGGCAAACCCACTTGTACCAGGTATGCAgttattttttaatatgGTTCCAAAACCGGATAGAACCATTAGATGA
- the URA6 gene encoding bifunctional uridylate/adenylate kinase (BUSCO:EOG09264O6J) → MFSRPSIVAKRLLWNLSRPTANKNAGLRLIRKFSTTPPPPNSDPRIRGKIILVMGALALGSTIAVYTFKKDEPKSAFEPEQKTISTPAPAPAPAQAQAPVAQSVAAPEFAPGKISVIFVLGGPGSGKGTQCEKLVREKNFVHLSAGDLLRAEQNRPGSTYGELISQCIKEGTIVPQEVTVQLLKNAVKENYEKGQTKFLIDGFPRKMDQAITFEDTIAKSSFTLFFECPEAVMLKRLLERGKTSGRADDNVESIKKRFRTFIDTSMPVVDYFAEQGKVVTVNCDHPIDTVSAQVLEALKSRGI, encoded by the coding sequence ATGTTTTCAAGACCTTCGATTGTAGCCAAGCGATTATTGTGGAATCTTTCTAGACCCACTGCGAATAAAAATGCGGGTTTAAGATTGATACGTAAATTTTCCACCACGCCTCCACCGCCTAATTCCGATCCTAGAATTAGAGGCAAGATTATTTTGGTTATGGGTGCCTTGGCTTTGGGATCTACTATTGCAGTTTACACATTCAAGAAGGATGAACCAAAGTCTGCATTTGAGCCTGAACAAAAAACTATTTCAACCCCAGCACCGGCACCGGCACCGgcacaagcacaagcacCAGTAGCACAGTCTGTGGCAGCGCCCGAATTTGCTCCTGGAAAAATCTCAGtgatttttgttcttggtGGACCAGGGTCTGGTAAGGGTACACAATGTGAGAAGCTTGTTAGAGAAAAGAATTTCGTTCATCTTTCTGCTGGTGACTTATTGAGAGCAGAGCAAAACAGACCAGGATCAACATATGGAGAATTGATTTCACAATGCATTAAGGAAGGAACAATTGTGCCGCAAGAAGTTACTGTGCAACTATTGAAGAATGCAGTAAAAGAGAATTACGAAAAGGGCCAAACAAAGTTTCTTATCGATGGATTCCCAAGAAAAATGGACCAGGCTATTACATTTGAAGACACAATAGCCAAATCTTCATTTACCTTATTCTTTGAGTGTCCTGAAGCTGTGATGTTGAAGAGATTGTTGGAAAGAGGAAAGACAAGTGGAAGAGCAGATGATAACGTCGAGAGTATCAAAAAGAGATTTAGAACTTTTATTGATACCTCTATGCCAGTGGTGGATTATTTTGCAGAACAAGGGAAAGTGGTTACTGTGAACTGTGATCACCCAATTGATACCGTAAGCGCACAGGTTTTAGAAGCTTTGAAAAGTAGGGGTATTTGA
- the APE2 gene encoding Aminopeptidase 2 mitochondrial (MEROPS:MER0001009), protein MCSHLRLAEGSGASSQVAPSDREVLPTNVKPLHYDITLEPNFETFKFDGHETIEFHVNERTDYITLNSLEIEIQEAKLDDVSITDISFNTEKQTVTFKLPDHLREGTKAELHLKFTGELNDKMAGFYRSSYQEDGKTKYLATTQMEPTDCRRAFPSYDEPSAKAKFTIRLIADKSLVCLSNMDEKSTDLLDGNKKRVTFNTTPVMSTYLVAFIVGDLKYVENNSYRVPIKVYATPGSEHLGQYSADIAAKTLAFFDKKFDIPYPLPKCDMVAIHDFSAGAMENFGLITYRTVDLLLDPENTNVNTKQRVTEVVMHELAHQWFGNLVTMDFWDGLWLNEGFATWMSWYACDSLYPDWKVWESYVSDSLQHALTLDALRVSHPIEVPVKKADEINQIFDAISYSKGSSLLKMISRWLGEDVFIKGVSNYLKKHKWGNTRTSDLWEALSEVSGKDVVKVMDIWTKNIGFPIIKVEESGNGEIKVSQNRFLATGDVKPEEDKVLYPVFLGLKTSEGIDESLVMDGRTKTIKLPTQDDFFKINGDQAGIYRTAYESSRWTKLGKAGVDGKLSVEDRVGLVADAGSLASSGFIETSSLLDLVKSWSKESNYVVWDEILTRIGSIKAALMFEDEATNEALKAFTRDLIGGKLSEIGWEFKESDSFADQQLKSSLFASAANADDQEAVDYCKQAFQKYVVEGDKKAIHPNLRATIFNINAKHGDETTFEQLFKIYRNPQSVEEKIAALRSLGRFTKPAIMDKVAGLLLQTDIVKQQDIYIPMQGLRAHKEGVEKLWEWLTVNWDKVYELLPPGLSMLGSVVTLATSGFTKESQKKKVEEYFSKKDTKGYNQGLAQSLDIITAKGKWAERDSRLIFDWLSANGYSSK, encoded by the coding sequence ATGTGCTCACATTTAAGATTAGCTGAAGGCAGCGGCGCCTCCTCACAAGTTGCTCCGCTGGATAGAGAGGTTTTACCAACAAATGTTAAACCATTACACTATGATATCACTTTGGAACCAAACTTTGAAACTTTTAAATTTGATGGCCATGAGACAATTGAGTTTCATGTGAATGAGAGAACCGATTATATCACTTTAAACTCATTGGAGATTGAGATCCAAGAGGCAAAACTCGACGACGTTTCAATAACAGATATTTCATTCAACACTGAGAAACAAACTGTGACTTTTAAACTACCAGACCATTTGAGAGAGGGTACAAAGGCTGAATTGCATTTGAAATTCACTGGTGAATTAAACGACAAGATGGCAGGTTTCTACAGATCATCATACCAAGAAGATGGAAAGACTAAATACTTGGCCACGACTCAAATGGAGCCAACCGATTGTCGTCGAGCATTTCCTTCATACGATGAACCATCCGCAAAGGCTAAATTTACAATCAGGTTGATTGCCGACAAAAGCTTAGTTTGTTTATCTAACATGGATGAGAAACTGACAGATTTGTTGgatggaaacaaaaagagagttACCTTCAACACTACCCCGGTTATGTCTACCTACTTGGTTGCATTCATTGTAGGAGACTTGAAGTATGTGGAAAACAACAGCTACAGAGTTCCAATCAAAGTGTACGCTACACCAGGTTCTGAACATCTTGGCCAATACTCCGCTGACATTGCCGCAAAAACGTTGGCATTCTTTGACAAGAAATTCGACATTCCATACCCATTGCCCAAATGTGATATGGTTGCAATCCACGATTTCTCGGCTGGTGCAATGGAAAATTTTGGTTTAATCACATACAGAACTGTGGACTTGTTACTCGACCCTGAAAATACCAATGTCAATACCAAACAAAGAGTCACCGAAGTTGTTATGCACGAGTTAGCGCATCAATGGTTTGGTAACTTGGTGACCATGGACTTTTGGGATGGTTTGTGGTTGAACGAGGGTTTTGCTACTTGGATGTCTTGGTATGCATGCGATTCTTTGTATCCAGATTGGAAAGTTTGGGAATCGTATGTTTCTGACTCTTTGCAACATGCTTTGACATTGGATGCATTGAGAGTCTCTCATCCAATTGAAGTTCCAGTGAAGAAAGCTGATGAGATTAACCAAATTTTTGACGCAATTTCATATTCCAAGGGTTCAtcattgttgaagatgatcTCAAGGTGGTTAGGTGAAGATGTTTTTATAAAGGGTGTTTCAAACTACTTGAAGAAACACAAATGGGGTAACACCAGAACATCTGATTTGTGGGAGGCATTGAGTGAAGTTTCTGGTAAAGATGTGGTTAAAGTGATGGACATCTGGACTAAAAACATTGGTTTCCCAATTatcaaagttgaagaatCTGGTAACGGAGAAATTAAAGTATCCCAAAACAGATTCTTGGCTACAGGGGATGTCAAGCCCGAAGAAGACAAGGTTTTGTATCCAGTATTTTTGGGATTGAAGACATCGGAAGGTATCGACGAGTCCTTGGTAATGGATGgaagaaccaaaaccaTCAAGTTGCCAACTCAGGATGATTTTTTCAAGATCAATGGGGATCAAGCAGGTATCTACCGTACTGCATACGAGTCGTCAAGATGGACTAAGTTGGGTAAAGCAGGAGTTGATGGTAAACTCTCAGTTGAAGATAGAGTTGGATTAGTTGCAGATGCCGGATCATTGGCTTCCTCGGGATTCATTGAAACATCCAGCTTGTTGGATTTGGTCAAGTCATGGTCCAAAGAATCAAACTATGTTGTTTGGGATGAGATCTTGACTAGAATTGGCTCCATAAAAGCAGCATTAATGTTTGAAGACGAAGCAACAAATGAGGCATTGAAAGCATTTACGCGTGACTTGATTGGAGGGAAGTTGAGCGAGATTGGCTGGGAATTTAAAGAGTCTGATTCGTTTGCTGATCAACAATTGAAATCATCACTTTTTGCATCAGCCGCCAACGCTGATGATCAAGAAGCCGTTGATTACTGTAAACAAGCATTCCAAAAGTATGTTGTTGAAGGAGACAAAAAAGCCATCCATCCAAACTTGAGGGCTACAATCTTCAACATTAATGCTAAGCATGGTGACGAAACAACATTTGAGCAGCTCTTTAAGATCTACAGGAACCCTCAATCAGTCGAGGAGAAAATTGCCGCATTACGTTCACTTGGTAGGTTTACTAAACCAGCAATTATGGACAAAGTTGCTGGTCTTTTGTTGCAAACTGATATAGTTAAGCAACAAGATATTTATATTCCCATGCAAGGTCTTAGAGCGCACAAAGAAggtgttgaaaaattgtgGGAATGGTTAACAGTTAATTGGGACAAGGTGTATGAGTTATTACCTCCAGGTTTATCGATGCTCGGATCAGTTGTGACTTTGGCCACTTCGGGTTTCACCAAGGAAtctcaaaagaagaaagttgAAGAATACTTTAGCAAAAAAGACACAAAGGGGTACAATCAAGGATTGGCACAATCCTTGGACATCATTACTGCTAAAGGAAAATGGGCCGAGCGTGACTCAAGGTTGATTTTTGACTGGCTCTCAGCCAACGGATACTCAAGTAAATAA
- the pin1 gene encoding peptidyl-prolyl cis-trans isomerase Pin1 (BUSCO:EOG09264PI4): protein MSTNTGLPPNWTIKVSKTHNKEYFFNQSTKESSWEPPYGTDTEVLTSYIQKFKNNGFKPVTNDDGKVRASHILVKNATSRKPKSWKSPEGISISRDEAISIAKKHLAQILSGEAKFADVAQAESDCSSHARGGDLGFFGKREMQPAFESTVYSMHVGEISDVIETDSGIHLVQRTG, encoded by the coding sequence ATGAGTACAAATACAGGATTACCTCCAAACTGGACAATCAAGGTCTCCAAGACTCACAATAAAGAGTACTTTTTCAACCAGTCTACGAAGGAGTCATCTTGGGAACCACCATATGGCACCGATACCGAGGTGCTTACATCGTATATTCAAAAGTTTAAAAACAATGGGTTCAAGCCAGTCACCAACGATGATGGCAAAGTAAGAGCTAGTCACATACTCGTAAAAAACGCAACCTCTAGAAAACCGAAATCTTGGAAATCTCCAGAGGGGATACTGATATCGAGAGATGAAGCTATCAGCATTGCCAAAAAGCATTTGGCTCAAATACTCAGTGGCGAAGCAAAATTTGCCGACGTGGCTCAAGCCGAAAGCGATTGTAGTTCACATGCTAGAGGTGGTGATTTGGGATTTTTtgggaaaagagaaatgcAGCCAGCATTCGAGAGCACCGTGTACTCAATGCACGTTGGAGAGATTAGTGATGTTATAGAAACCGATAGTGGTATTCATTTAGTTCAGAGAACaggttga